The proteins below come from a single Drosophila suzukii chromosome X, CBGP_Dsuzu_IsoJpt1.0, whole genome shotgun sequence genomic window:
- the LOC118878223 gene encoding uncharacterized protein, protein MERVLQEIDCSMLAYEWPKWKRSFIMYIMASGKDSEPEAKKIAIFLWLAGSKVTEIYSTLFPNDGTPHGMVGTMVTSSVPSTSAAVVSRTLEDVLKAFDDYSIPFRNITMESYKFNNIVQTEGQPFIEFETQLRKQVQFVTTNVTVAEHAKNVCC, encoded by the coding sequence ATGGAGCGAGTTCTACAAGAAATCGACTGCTCAATGCTGGCATATGAGTGGCCAAAATGGAAGAGGTCGTTTATCATGTACATTATGGCGTCAGGCAAAGACTCAGAGCCAGAAGCCAAAAAGATTGCCATATTCCTATGGTTGGCTGGATCAAAGGTCACGGAAATATACAGTACATTGTTTCCCAACGATGGAACCCCACATGGCATGGTCGGCACCATGGTGACGTCTTCAGTCCCGTCTACCTCTGCCGCGGTCGTCAGCCGTACACTGGAGGACGTACTAAAGGCATTCGATGACTACAGCATCCCGTTCCGAAACATCACAATGGAATCCTACAAATTCAACAACATTGTTCAAACTGAGGGACAGCCTTTCATAGAGTTTGAGACGCAACTCCGCAAGCAGGTACAGTTTGTGACTACAAATGTGACTGTGGCCGAACATGCGAAGAACGTATGTTGCTAG